CGTTGAGCAGTGCAAAATGCCGAAGAAAAACTTCATCACGCTGTTCACCGGCAACGAAACCAGCGAAACCTGGTTCAACGCGGCCATTGCGATGAACAAGCCCTGGTCTGAAAAGCTGCACGACGTTGCTGATGACGTGCATCGCGGCCTGCAGAAGCTGCACCAGATTGAAGAAGAAACCGGCCTGACCATCGAGCAGGTAAAAGATATCAACCGTCGCATGTCCATCGGTGAAGCGAAAGCGCGCCGTGCGAAGAAAGAGATGGTTGAAGCAAACTTGCGTCTGGTTATTTCTATCGCCAAGAAATACACCAACCGTGGTCTGCAGTTCCTTGACCTGATTCAGGAAGGCAACATCGGCCTGATGAAAGCCGTTGATAAGTTTGAATACCGCCGTGGCTATAAGTTCTCGACTTATGCGACCTGGTGGATCCGTCAGGCTATCACCCGCTCCATCGCCGACCAGGCGCGTACCATCCGTATTCCGGTGCATATGATTGAGACCATCAACAAGCTCAACCGTATTTCGCGCCAGATGCTGCAGGAGATGGGCCGTGAGCCAACGCCGGAAGAGTTAGCCGAGCGTATGCTGATGCCGGAAGACAAAATCCGTAAAGTGCTGAAGATTGCCAAAGAGCCTATCTCCATGGAAACGCCAATCGGCGACGATGAAGATTCGCATCTGGGCGATTTCATCGAGGATACGACCCTCGAGCTGCCGCTGGATTCTGCCACCTCTGAAAGCCTGCGTTCCGCAACGCACGATGTTCTGGCTGGCCTGACAGCGCGTGAAGCGAAAGTCCTGCGTATGCGCTTCGGTATCGACATGAATACCGACCACACGCTGGAAGAAGTGGGCAAACAGTTCGACGTTACCCGCGAACGTATCCGTCAGATCGAAGCGAAGGCTCTGCGCAAACTGCGCCACCCAAGCCGCTCTGAAGTACTGCGTAGCTTCCTGGACGATTAATCGTTCCCGAAAACAAAAAGCTCCCTCAGGGAGCTTTTTTTTGCTTTAAATTCCTGTGTTCTGCACCTCTGGCACGGCTTTTAATTCCCCCTCTCCCTCTGGGAGCGGACCGGGATGAGGGTCGGATTGAGAGCACCCAGCAATACCCTACCGCCCGCGCGCCGCCAGCGACTCGTCCAGCTCTTTATAAGCCTCGGTCAGCTTGTCCAGCGTTGCCCGGTTTAACCCGCTTGGGTTCGGCAAAATCCAGACTTCCGTCTCGCCGATCGTAATGTCCTGCCTGCCCCACTTAGCCCCTCGCTGGTTAAATGCCTGCTCGAAGGCCTGCTTGCCGAGAATAGCCAGTACGTCCGGCTGGTAGTCCAGCATCTTCTGCACCAGCGCCCTACCGCCGTCACGCAGCTCCTTCAGCTTCACTTCACTTGCCTGCACCGTAGGCCGCTCTACCAGCATCGTGATACCGCAGCGGGTATCAAGCAAATGCTGCTCTTCTTCTGGCTTCAAAAGGCGCTCGGTGAACCCCGCCTGATGGATCACCTTCCAGAAGCGATTGCCTGGATGAGCAAAGTGGAAACCGGTGTGCGCCGAGGACTTACCGGGATTGATACCGCAGAACACCACCCTCAATCCCGGTGCAAGGATGTCATGAATCATATCTATTCCCCAGGTTTATACATCAGCTGATAGT
This region of Cedecea lapagei genomic DNA includes:
- the mug gene encoding G/U mismatch-specific DNA glycosylase, which gives rise to MIHDILAPGLRVVFCGINPGKSSAHTGFHFAHPGNRFWKVIHQAGFTERLLKPEEEQHLLDTRCGITMLVERPTVQASEVKLKELRDGGRALVQKMLDYQPDVLAILGKQAFEQAFNQRGAKWGRQDITIGETEVWILPNPSGLNRATLDKLTEAYKELDESLAARGR
- the rpoD gene encoding RNA polymerase sigma factor RpoD — translated: MEQNPQSQLKLLVQRGKEQGYLTYAEVNDHLPEDIVDSDQIEDIIQMINDMGIQVMEEAPDADDLLLAENSNNTDEDAEEAAAQVLSSVESEIGRTTDPVRMYMREMGTVELLTREGEIDIAKRIEDGINQVQCSVAEYPEAITYLLEQYDRVEAEEARLSDLITGFVDPNAEEDLAPTATHVGSELSQEEMDDDEDEDEESDDDSSDDDNSIDPELAREKFGELRKQYELTRDTIKAKGRSHADAAAEILQLSEVFKQFRLVPKQFDYLVNSMRVMMDRVRTQERIIMKLCVEQCKMPKKNFITLFTGNETSETWFNAAIAMNKPWSEKLHDVADDVHRGLQKLHQIEEETGLTIEQVKDINRRMSIGEAKARRAKKEMVEANLRLVISIAKKYTNRGLQFLDLIQEGNIGLMKAVDKFEYRRGYKFSTYATWWIRQAITRSIADQARTIRIPVHMIETINKLNRISRQMLQEMGREPTPEELAERMLMPEDKIRKVLKIAKEPISMETPIGDDEDSHLGDFIEDTTLELPLDSATSESLRSATHDVLAGLTAREAKVLRMRFGIDMNTDHTLEEVGKQFDVTRERIRQIEAKALRKLRHPSRSEVLRSFLDD